One part of the Arabidopsis thaliana chromosome 4, partial sequence genome encodes these proteins:
- the ABCG43 gene encoding ABC-2 and Plant PDR ABC-type transporter family protein (ABC-2 and Plant PDR ABC-type transporter family protein; FUNCTIONS IN: nucleoside-triphosphatase activity, ATPase activity, nucleotide binding, ATP binding; LOCATED IN: membrane; CONTAINS InterPro DOMAIN/s: ATPase, AAA+ type, core (InterPro:IPR003593), ABC transporter-like (InterPro:IPR003439), Plant PDR ABC transporter associated (InterPro:IPR013581), ABC-2 type transporter (InterPro:IPR013525); BEST Arabidopsis thaliana protein match is: ABC-2 and Plant PDR ABC-type transporter family protein (TAIR:AT4G15233.2); Has 30201 Blast hits to 17322 proteins in 780 species: Archae - 12; Bacteria - 1396; Metazoa - 17338; Fungi - 3422; Plants - 5037; Viruses - 0; Other Eukaryotes - 2996 (source: NCBI BLink).) — protein MTMPQTDGVEFASRNNLENGDGDQVRSQWVAIERSPTCKRITTALFCKRDEQGKRSQRRVMDVSKLEDLDRRLFIDELIRHVEDDNRVLLQKIRTRTDEVGIDLPKIEVRFSDLFVEAECEVVHGKPIPTLWNAIASKLSRFTFSKQEDKISILKGVSGIIRPKRMTLLLGPPGCGKTTLLLALSGRLDPSLKTRGEVSYNGHLFSEFVPEKTSSYVSQNDLHIPELSVRETLDFSGCFQGAGSRLEMMKEISRREKLKGIVPDPDIDAYMKAASIEGSKTNLQTDYILKILGLTICADTRVGDASRPGISGGQKRRLTTGEMIVGPIKTLFMDEISNGLDSSTTFQILSCLQQFARLSEGTILVSLLQPAPETFELFDDLILMGEGKIIYHGPRDFICSFFEDCGFKCPQRKSVAEFLQEVISRKDQEQYWCHRDKPYCYVSIDSFIEKFKKSDLGLQLQDELSKTYDKSQTQKDGLCIRKYSLSNWDMFKACSRREFLLMKRNSFVYVFKSGLLIFIGSIAMTVYLRTGSTRDSLHANYLLGSLFFSLIKLLADGLPELTLTVSRIAVFCKQKELYFYPAWAYAIPSAILKIPISFLESFLWTMLTYYVIGYSPEAGRFIRQVLILFALHLSCISMFRAIGAVFRDFDVATTIGSISIVLLSVFGGFIVRKPSMPSWLEWGFWLSPLSYAEIGLTSNEFFAPMWRKMTSENRTLGEQVLDARGLNFGNQSYWNAFGALIGFTLFFNTVFALALTFLKTSQRSRVIVSHDKNTQSSEKDSKIASHSKNALPFEPLTFTFQDVQYFIETPQGKKLQLLSDVTGAFKPGVLTALMGVSGAGKTTLLDVLSGRKTRGDIKGQIEVGGYVKVQDTFSRVSGYCEQFDIHSPNLTVQESLKYSAWLRLPCNISSETKSAIVNEVLETIELEEIKDSLVGVPGISGVTAEQRKRLTIAVELVSNPSIIFMDEPTTGLDARAAAIVMRAVKNIAETGRTVVCTIHQPSIDIFEAFDELILMKNGGKIIYYGPLGQHSSKVIEYFMSIPGVPKLKENSNPATWILDITSKSSEDKLGVDLAHIYEESTLFKENKMVIEQTRCTSLGSERLILSSRYAQTSWEQFKACLWKQHLSYWRNPSYNLTRIIFMCFTCMLCGILFLQKAKEINNQQDLFNVFGSMFTVVLFSGINNCSTVIFCVATERNVFYRERFSRMYNPWAYSLAQVLVEIPYSLFQSIIYVIIVYPMVGYHWSVYKVFWSFYSIFCSLLIFNYFGMLLVVVTPNVHIAFTLRSSFYAIVNLFAGYVMPKPNIPRWWIWMYYLSPTSWVLNGLLTSQYGDMEKEILAFGEKKKVSAFLEDYFGYRYDSLALVAVVLIAFPILLASLFAFFIGKLNFQKK, from the exons ATGACAATGCCTCAAACAGATGGAGTTGAGTTTGCTTCTAGGAACAATCTTGAAAATGGGGATGGTGATCAGGTTCGGTCTCAATGGGTTGCTATTGAGAGATCACCAACATGTAAAAGAATCACTACTGCTTTGTTCTGCAAAAGAGATGAACAAGGGAAGAGAAGCCAGAGACGAGTCATGGATGTTTCTAAACTTGAGGATCTTGATAGACGCCTGTTTATTGATGAGCTCATCAGACATGTTGAGGATGATAATCGCGTCTTATTGCAAAAGATTAGGACAAGAACTGACGA GGTTGGAATTGATTTACCAAAGATTGAAGTGAGGTTCAGTGATCTTTTTGTCGAAGCAGAGTGTGAGGTTGTTCATGGAAAGCCTATCCCAACTCTTTGGAATGCTATTGCAAGCAAACTATCA AGATTCACGttttcaaaacaagaagataagATAAGTATCTTGAAAGGTGTCAGTGGCATCATAAGGCCTAAAAG aatGACTTTGTTGCTTGGTCCTCCTGGTTGTGGTAAAACCACTCTACTACTCGCACTATCTGGAAGACTAGACCCTTCTTTaaag ACTAGAGGAGAAGTTAGTTACAATGGTCACTTATTTTCGGAGTTTGTTCCTGAGAAAACATCGAGCTATGTAAGTCAAAATGATTTGCATATTCCAGAGCTTAGTGTGAGAGAGACACTCGATTTTTCTGGATGTTTTCAAGGCGCGGGAAGCCGTTTAG AAATGATGAAAGAGATTAGTAGAAGGGAGAAACTGAAAGGAATAGTTCCAGATCCTGATATTGATGCATACATGAAG GCAGCTTCTATTGAGggttcaaaaacaaatctgcaAACCGACTATATCTTAAAA ATCCTAGGACTCACTATCTGTGCAGATACACGTGTTGGAGATGCTTCGAGACCAGGAATATCTGGTGGCCAAAAGAGAAGATTAACTACAG GTGAGATGATTGTAGGTCCAATCAAAACTCTGTTCATGGATGAAATATCGAATGGTTTGGATAGTTCAACTACATTCCAGATTCTATCATGTCTCCAACAGTTTGCACGTCTATCTGAAGGAACCATATTGGTTTCACTGCTTCAGCCTGCACCAGAAACGTTTGAGCTTTTCGACGATTTGATTCTTATGGGAGAAGGAAAGATAATCTATCACGGTCCACGGGATTTTATATGTAGTTTCTTTGAGGATTGTGGATTTAAATGTCCACAGAGGAAATCTGTTGCTGAATTCCTTCAGGAG GTTATCTCAAGGAAAGATCAAGAACAATATTGGTGTCACAGAGACAAACCATATTGCTATGTCTCTATTGATTCATTTATtgagaaatttaaaaagtCTGATCTTGGGCTACAACTACAAGACGAACTCTCCAAGACATATGACAAGTCTCAGACTCAAAAGGATGGACTGTGCATTAGAAAATACTCACTTAGTAACTGGGATATGTTTAAAGCTTGCTCAAGGAGAGAATTTCTTCTGATGAAACGTAACTCTTTCGTTTACGTATTCAAATCTGGACTT TTAATATTCATTGGATCCATTGCAATGACTGTTTATCTACGGACTGGGTCTACAAGAGATTCTCTTCATGCTAATTATCTTTTGGgttctttgttcttttccCTCATTAAACTTCTTGCTGATGGACTACCAGAACTCACATTGACAGTCTCGAGAATTGCGGTGTtctgcaaacaaaaagagttataCTTTTATCCTGCTTGGGCATATGCTATTCCTTCTGCTATTTTAAAGATACCGATTTCATTTCTTGAATCATTCCTCTGGACAATGTTGACATATTATGTCATTGGTTACAGTCCTGAGGCGGGAAG GTTCATTCGCCAGGTCTTGATCTTATTTGCTCTACACCTTTCGTGTATATCGATGTTCCGTGCTATAGGTGCTGTCTTTCGAGATTTTGATGTTGCCACTACCATTGGAAGCATCTCTATAGTGCTTCTCTCAGTATTCGGAGGTTTCATTGTTCGAAAAC CCTCAATGCCTTCTTGGCTTGAGTGGGGATTCTGGCTTTCTCCACTGTCATATGCTGAGATTGGTCTAACCTCAAATGAATTTTTCGCTCCAATGTGGAGGAAG ATGACATCTGAAAACAGAACTTTGGGGGAACAAGTTCTAGATGCTCGCGGGTTGAATTTTGGAAATCAATCTTACTGGAATGCATTTGGCGCATTGATTGGCTTCACACTCTTCTTCAATACTGTTTTTGCACTGGCCTTGACCTTTTTGAAGA CTTCACAGAGGTCTCGTGTAATTGTTTCTCATGACAAGAACACTCAAAGCTCAGAGAAAGATTCTAAAATTGCTTCCCATTCCAAAAATGCATTGCCTTTCGAACCTCTAACTTTCACATTTCAAGACGTACAATATTTTATTGAGACTCCTCAG GGAAAGAAGCTGCAGCTTCTCTCTGACGTTACAGGTGCATTCAAGCCCGGTGTTCTCACTGCTCTAATGGGTGTGAGTGGCGCTGGTAAAACGACTCTGCTTGACGTTCTCTCAGGAAGGAAAACCCGCGGTGACATTAAAGGACAGATTGAAGTAGGCGGTTACGTTAAGGTTCAAGACACATTTTCGCGGGTTTCAGGTTATTGTGAACAGTTTGATATCCATTCTCCCAACTTAACAGTCCAAGAGTCCCTGAAATACTCTGCTTGGCTTCGACTTCCTTGTAACATTAGTTCAGAAACTAAGAGT GCAATAGTTAATGAAGTTCTTGAGACGATAGAGCTTGAGGAGATTAAAGATTCCTTAGTAGGAGTTCCTGGAATTAGCGGTGTAACAGCAGAACAACGCAAAAGACTAACAATAGCTGTGGAGCTTGTTTCCAATCCTTCAATAATATTTATGGATGAACCAACCACAGGATTAGATGCAAGAGCTGCAGCAATTGTAATGAGAGCTGTGAAGAACATCGCCGAGACTGGCAGAACTGTTGTTTGCACAATTCACCAGCCGAGCATAGATATCTTTGAGGCATTTGATGAG CTGATTCTGATGAAAAATGGAGGAAAGATTATCTATTACGGACCTCTTGGACAACATTCAAGCAAAGTTATTGAATACTTTATG AGCATTCCTGGAGTTccaaaactgaaagaaaactCTAACCCAGCCACTTGGATACTTGACATTACTTCTAAATCATCAGAAGACAAACTTGGTGTTGATTTGGCACATATATACGAGGAATCGACTTTGTTTAA ggAGAACAAAATGGTAATTGAGCAAACGAGATGTACATCTTTGGGATCAGAAAGATTAATCTTGTCATCACGTTATGCTCAAACGAGTTGGGAACAATTCAAAGCATGCCTCTGGAAACAACATCTCTCTTATTGGAGAAACCCTTCCTACAATCTCACTCGCATCATTTTCATGTGTTTTACTTGTATGCTCTGTGGCATTCTTTTCTTGCAAAAAGCTAAGGAAAT AAACAATCAGCAAGATCTATTCAACGTCTTTGGCTCAATGTTTACGGTGGTTCTATTCTCTGGAATAAACAATTGCTCAACAGTGATATTTTGCGTTGCAACCGAACGAAATGTCTTCTACCGCGAAAGATTTTCCCGTATGTACAACCCATGGGCGTATTCCCTTGCTCAG GTGTTGGTTGAAATTCCATACTCATTGTTCCAATCTATTATATATGTGATAATCGTATATCCTATGGTTGGCTATCACTGGTCGGTCTACAAAGTGTTTTGGAGCTTCTACTCAATTTTCTGCTCCTTGCTTATCTTCAACTATTTCGGCATGCTTTTAGTTGTGGTGACCCCAAACGTTCACATTGCTTTTACTCTCCGCTCTTCATTTTACGCAATCGTCAATCTCTTTGCTGGTTATGTCATGCCAAAACCT AACATTCCGAGATGGTGGATTTGGATGTATTACTTGAGCCCGACGTCATGGGTTTTGAACGGATTGCTCACATCG